The following proteins come from a genomic window of Sebastes fasciatus isolate fSebFas1 chromosome 6, fSebFas1.pri, whole genome shotgun sequence:
- the fancg gene encoding Fanconi anemia group G protein isoform X5, giving the protein MSNNMHQPLSLLERWIQENNELVNKVKVGRGGGGGDAMSRDQSQNQTHLRWCSSEFHKLLRKIQGIPPLADHTQLELTVVYNACMCSTAQSQFSEAELLLTQATERVLQMTGDDPLAPDPPVFWRTVLKSVGNTALNPSVLYLLCLQWAIWLSTCQLKTIQECQDELFSEFDMLSTGVWDEVSSEPKGKSSDIPQLVMDPRRLIELLQICTLIAQGAERLSEGRSSEALSGLQSASSLPAPRTLIAYTHLLSGSCLAHMTRPQMALQCYRKALETDSRCVCALYQSMLIYRQLGNTQAEIQALRLLHSTLMLPSATEPALAGTHLLSLSSLLRSQSLSSLLSVPSALSVLHNLALKCVLHGRVSEGVEYYLDLLAALHSEDQHGLHAEGPPLPKLPELYLQAGAALLMARRPADCMALCDEVITTTLELLPEKMVLEEPEKTCEAETRALSGEGEDRMGMLLWVGAAYLLQGHCHTHLRDWKQAVTHYTRCFNLLVKVHFKKRDFPPQIPSADMVGKQGTDLCVLQRLKGLSLAGRGISFTQTDRLREALRDLQLSMQACPECVGAGLWCGEVLWRLGRRREAATCWEKTWSVTPQSSVESLSVYLQEPQSGPLLDSTELRRRIQELGPTLTA; this is encoded by the exons ATGTCTAATAACATGCATCAACCACTGTCTTTATTAGAGAGATGGATCCAGGAAAACAACGAGTTGGTAAACAAAGTGAAGGTAGGGA gaggaggaggaggaggagatgcaaTGAGCCGAGACCAGAGCCAGAACCAGACCCATCTGAGATGGTGTTCCTCTGAGTTTCACAAACTTTTAAGGAAAATCCAAG GTATCCCTCCTCTTGCAGATCACACACAGTTGGAGCTGACAGTGGTGTACAATGCCTGTATGTGCTCCACTGCTCAGTCTCAGTTCTCAGAAGCTGAGCTGCTCCTCACACAAGCCACAGAGAGAG TTCTACAGATGACAGGAGATGACCCTCTTGCTCCAGACCCTCCTGTTTTTTGGAGAACAGTTCTCAAATCAGTGGGAAACACAGCTTTGAATCCCAGTGTCCTGTACCTTCTCTGTTTGCAGTGGGCCATATGGCTATCCACCTGCCAGCTGAAAACTATACAGGAATGTCAG GATGAGCTGTTCTCTGAGTTTGACATGCTGTCTACTGGAGTTTGGGATGAGGTGAGCAGCGAGCCAAAGGGAAAGTCCTCTGACATTCCACAACTGGTGATGGACCCAAGAAGGCTTATTGAATTATTGCAGATCTGTACTTTAATTGCCCAAG GTGCAGAAAGATTGAGCGAGGGTCGGAGTTCAGAAGCGCTGTCTGGTCTGCAGTCAGCTTCCTCCCTGCCTGCTCCCAGAACTCTAATAGCAtacacacacctcctctcagGCTCTTGCCTCGCCCATATG ACGCGCCCTCAGATGGCATTGCAGTGTTACAGGAAGGCACTGGAGACAGACtcccggtgtgtgtgtgctctgtaCCAGAGCATGCTCATCTACAGACAGCTTGGCAACACACAGGCTGAGATACAAGCTCTTCGTTTGCTTCACTCA ACTTTGATGTTGCCCTCTGCCACAGAGCCTGCTCTGGCTGGGACTCATCTCCTCTCCCTGTCCTCACTGCTGCGCAGCCAATCACTGAGCAGCCTGCTCTCAGTTCCCTCTgccctctctgtccttcacaATCTGGCCCTGAAGTGTGTGCTCCACGGGAG GGTGTCAGAGGGTGTGGAATATTATTTGGACCTGCTGGCTGCTCTTCACTcagaagatcaacatgga CTGCATGCTGAGGGCCCTCCCCTCCCCAAATTGCCTGAGCTGTACCTGCAGGCCGGCGCTGCCTTGCTCATGGCCCGACGGCCAGCTGATTGCATGGCGCTGTGCGATGAAGTCATCACTACAACACTGGAGCTGCTGCCAGAGAAGATGGTGTTGGAAGAGCCAGAGAAGACATGTGAGGCTGAGACTAGGGCTCTCAGTGGAGAGGGTGAGGATAGGATGGGGATGCTGCTCTGGGTGGGAGCTGCCTACCTCCTCCAGGGTCACTGCCACACTCACCTGAGGGACTGGAAACAAGCTGTGACTCACTACACAAG GTGTTTCAACCTGCTGGTGAAGGTGCACTTTAAAAAGAGAG ACTTCCCACCACAGATCCCCAGTGCAGATATGGTTGGCAAGCAGGGAACAGATCTGTGTGTCCTCCAGAGGCTGAAGGGGCTTTCACTAGCTGGTAGGGGCATCAGCTTCACCCAGACAGACCGACTGAGAGAGGCACTGAGAGACCTACAGCTCAGCATGCAGGCATGCCCAG AGTGTGTGGGTGCAGGGCTGTGGTGTGGTGAGGTGCTGTGGAGGCTTGGCAGGAGGCGGGAGGCAGCAACTTGTTGGGAAAAGACCTGGAGCGTCACCCCACAATCCTCAGTAGA GAGTCTTTCTGTGTACCTACAGGAACCTCAATCTGGCCCTCTGTTGGACTCCACGGAGCTGCGCCGCAGAATACAGGAACTTGGTCCTACCTTGACAGCCtag